DNA from Amycolatopsis sp. DSM 110486:
TTCGAGGTCTCCACCCTCCCGGACGAGGTCACGCCGACGAAGCCGGCGCAGACTTGGCGAAAGGAGGTGCATGAGCGCGTGACAAAGTCGGCTCCGCTGGTTCGCGCGCTGCGCAGCCGAGTCGAGGCCGCCCTGCGGGTCACAGCCGAGGACCAGCTACCCGACCGAGCCGCAGCACTGACCTACTTCGGCCTGCTGGCGATCTTCCCGGCGCTCATCGTGCTGGTCGCAATTCTCGAGCTGACCCTGCGCTCCACTCCCGACACCGACGTCGTCGTTGATGGTTTTGTCGAGCTGCTGCCGGCCGGCGCCGCCGGGGTAGGCCCGGTTCTGCGCGACGCCCTGCGCGACCGCACCGCGGCCGGAACTGTCGTGGGGGTCGGACTGGTCGCGAGCGTGTGGGCGGTCTCGGGCTACGTCGCCGCCTGCCAACGCGCGATCGGCGGGATCCGCGGCGTGCCAGACACCCGACTGCCCTGGGTCGCCAAGTTCTCGCGGCTTCCGCTGACTCTCCTGATGCTCGCCCTGCTGGCCGGGATCACTCTCGCGCTGCTGGCCAGCGGTCCGCTCGGCGCCGCCCTCGAGCGGGCGGTCGGGCTGCCCGACCTGGTCGCGCGCCTTTGGCACGTACTGCGCTGGCCGCTGTTGTTCGCAGTGCTCCTGATCTTCTTCGGGCTGCTGCAGCGGGGGCTGCCGGCCACCCCGGGAGCCCCGCGCGGGCGAGCTAAATGGGTGAGCCGGGGCGGCGTTGTCGGCGTGCTGCTCTGGCTCGCCGGCTCCGGCGCGTTCTCCTGGTACAACGCGAACTTCGCCACTGGTGGCTACGGCGCGCTCGGCACTGTGGTGATCTTTCTCGCGTGGCTATGGGTGGGCCACTTCGCCCTGCTGATCGGTGTGGAGATCGACCTCCGGTCAGTCAGGTGCACCATCAAGAAGTGAGCCTCAAACTCCGCGCCATGAACACTGCCGGCTCGACCACACCCTGACCAACCCAGCAGCGCTCCCGCCGCTGCCGGCCCACCGACTAGAACAGCGCCGACACAACATCGCCCGCCTCCTCGCCGACGCCGACTCACCTGTGGAGACACCGTGATCCGCCGCCGCGCCGGGCGCTCAACGCAAGTACGGTGCGCAGCTACGCAGGGAAGGTGCGCTCGTTGGCCAGGATGAACCGGTAGTCCGCGCTACTCACCTTCGGTGTACCCCGCGCGGCACCGCGCAGGCCCACCGTTCATCGGCCTACCGGCGCAGGCGCCTGGGTGCAACTCACGCGACTTCTAGCTGGTCCGTCCATCTGTGGAGCTAATCAGTCGACGCTGGCAACGCTGACTTCGGACCGCGGACTTCGAGGGATCTTCTTGGCCGCTCGCCACTGGCGCAAGACCCGCCGACCGTAGTTGTGCGTACCGGCCACCCGATCCAACTCGGCACCATTCGGAGTCCGACCGCCGGCTGCTTCACGCAGGTAGTGCTCCCACATCCGCTGCTCGGCCGTCATCCCGCCCGCTGTGGACGGATGCGAGACCGAGTGCAAGCCGACAATCTCGGCGGTCTCGTGACCCGACTCGTCGTCGAGACAGCGTTCGCTCCGCTCTCGGCGTGCGGAAGCCGTCTCGGAGCCAGTCTCGACCGCTGTCCGGCGCTTCAGTGCGCCGTTGAGCAGTTCGACCGCCAACAGCAACACCAACGGAGGACAAGCAGCCACCGTCACCTGAAGCGCGCGCAGCATCGGCGCCGAGCCGATGTTCGCCACCAGCGACAAACAGATGCCGAACACGAACGCCAGCCACGCCACCCGACGACCCTCCGGCCGAGCACCATGGTGGCTCTTCCACAGCTCAACCGTTGCGATCGTCAGCAAGCCGTCAACGAGCAGCGGCCAGATCGACGCCGTAACCCCGTCCGCACCGAACCGGAGCGCGAACCCGCGTCCGTGCCGATACGACGCATACGCCGCGCCGAGCGCAACCAAGCCGGTGCAGACGCACTGAATCGACAGAGCAAGGTCTTGAGCAGGCCAGCTTCGTCCAGGTGCGCGAGCGACGCCACGCCGACCACCAAAAATGATCCGGACCGGGCAACACCACCCGGCACCCGCGAGCCCGAGAGGTCGGAAACACGACGGCAGACGCCGGCACACACCAACACCGCAGGCACCCGACAGCCCAGGAAAACGACGCTCTCCGGCATCACTCGGCACCGTCCGACAGGTCAGGCCGCGAACTCTTAACCAGCGGTTTCAAGAACCCGTGCTTTACTCTCCGACGGAGGGCTCGAGCCCGAGGCTTTGCGCTCCGAAGGCATGGTGAGACCTGGGCAGTCACCAACGAGTCGCCGGCGTTGGAGCACTTTCCGACCGTAGTTGCTCGTACCGGCGAGTCGATCTAGGTCTGCGCCCGTCGGGATGCGTCCAGCGGACCGCTCCGCCAGGTAGAACGTCCGCATCCGCTGCTCAGCAGTCGCCATCGCCAACTGCTGGTCTTCAACATCGCCTGACGCCGCGCCCGGCTCCGGCTCCGCGACGTCAACTGGCGCAAGCGCACCATCCGGCTGTGCGCCGACACGAACACCCACGTTGTGGGCTACCCGATGCCGCTTCAGCGTCCACGGCGCTCTTGGTGACCGCCGCGGACCGACAGCGGCCATCACAGACGTCCACGGATGGACCAGGACCCCGCGCACTGGCGGCCAGCCCTTCGCCAGTCACCAGAGTTCGGTCACGCGGCAACTGACGCCCCGGGCCTCCGCCAACTCGACGGCTGGTGACACCAGCCCATGTGGCGCCGGCACCACGGCACTTTCTCGTGCGGCGGCATGGATCGGTTTCGTGTTCGGGTCGGTCATGGCGATCGCCGCCAATGTGCTCCACACCTGACTCGCCACCACAGCCACACACCTGGCACTGGACACTCGCCCGGCACGAAGAAGCAAGAACCGTCGCACTCGGTTCCGCCATCATCAGCTACAGCCCCCTCCACGCGCTCCTCCTCGCGTGGGATAACACCGTCGGCCCACTCGCGCTCGACGCCTCATGACCGTCTCCGGATTCTCACTCCTCGGTCACGACCGGCAGACACTGCCAGTCGCCGCCCGACCGCACGCCGGGCAACGCGACGGTCTAGTTACGGCGGTTGAGGCCCGTGACGCGCAACCGCGCACCAAATGAGACTTACCAAAGACATCGACAACGTGTCGGATACCGTGGACGAGCCACGACTCCGACAGCTAGGCCCCTCAGTGGAGAACTCGACCACGGGACCAGCGGCTTACACTGTCGTGCGATGTCCTTCTCATTGTCACCGCTGTGCTCGCGTGTGCAGAAAGGAACCAGGGAATGCAGATCCAGATCAGCACAGACAGAAACCTGCACCGCGACGCGGAGCTGATTCAGAGCTTCGAGACCGCGCTCGAATCAAAGCTCGCACGGTTCAGCGACCGCCTCACCCGCCTGGACGTCCACCTGAGCGACGAAATGGGCGGTGGTACCGATGGGGAAGACCTGCGGTGCGTGATCGAAGCCTTCCCCATCGCGCGAGAGCCGGTCGTCGTCACGAACCGCGCCGGCTCGGTGGACGACGCGTTCAACGGCGCAGTGTCCAGGATCGAGCATGTCCTCGCCACCCTGTTCGGCCGCACCAGCCACCACAAAGGAGGCGAGTCCATCCGGCACATGCCGAGCGACAACCAACGCTGAACCGTGCGGCTCTGCTCAGCGCCCAGGTGCCACCCTCGCCGTCCTCCTCACGCGACGCCGAATCGACGTACTCCTCGACATCGACCGGGTCCTGCTTCCTTCTCACCCGAACCAGCCCGACCGGCCACCGCGACGTTGATCGCGATCGTTTCCGGCACGTCCAAGCGCGGCCGACAAGAGGCTCGGCGACGAACGCGCAGCTCTCTCTTCCTCGCGGACGGCGTCCCACAGCGAGGGGTGCGTCATGTGTACCTCCGTTGAATCAAACTGAATCAACGTCATTGATTGCACGAATCGCCGGTCGACAGTGCACAGCAACCAGAACCTCCGCCGTGAGCCCGCCACCACGGCGATCCAAGCCAGCGGTCAGGTGGTACTGCCCAAGAGTGCCGGCGCGGGAAAGCAGTGACTGAGGCGGGCGAAGCCCGCGCGGTCACCGATGATGGTCAGCTCGCCGGTGTCTTCGAATGACTTGGGGTCGCCGCCCCTGCCCAGAGTGGCCCGGAGGGCGCCGACCGTGCCGGTCGCGCGAAAGTCGACGTCGCCGACGGCGCCCTGTTCGACCTGAAGGCCATTGGTGGACGCGGTGAGGGTGAAGTTCTCCCGGCCGATCGTGAGTACGGCGGTCGTGGTCGCGCCCATGCGCGCCGGTTCGTAGAGCGCGCTGAAACCCAGCAGCAGCGCGGCAGGGCTCTGTTCGGCCCCGGGCGGCGCGGGCTGGAGGACACCCCACCGGGACAGCTCGATGAGCACGGGCCGCAGCTGAAGCCCACGGGTGGTGAGGCGGTAGGCCGGGGTGTTGGCCGGCGGGTCGAGCAGAATCCGCTCGACCAGTCGCGCCTGCTCCATCTCGCGGATGCGGCGGGTCAGCACGTTCTGGCTGATGGTCGGCAATCCGCTGCGCAGGTCGCCGAACCGCTTCGGCCCCAGTAGCAGCTCCCGGACGACCAGCAACGTCCACCGCTCGCCGACCACGTCCAGTGCGCGAGCCATCGCGCACGCATCGTCGTAGCTCCGCTCCGTCACAAACGCACACTACCAGAATCGCTCCTGATGGTGCTAGCT
Protein-coding regions in this window:
- a CDS encoding YihY/virulence factor BrkB family protein; translated protein: MTKSAPLVRALRSRVEAALRVTAEDQLPDRAAALTYFGLLAIFPALIVLVAILELTLRSTPDTDVVVDGFVELLPAGAAGVGPVLRDALRDRTAAGTVVGVGLVASVWAVSGYVAACQRAIGGIRGVPDTRLPWVAKFSRLPLTLLMLALLAGITLALLASGPLGAALERAVGLPDLVARLWHVLRWPLLFAVLLIFFGLLQRGLPATPGAPRGRAKWVSRGGVVGVLLWLAGSGAFSWYNANFATGGYGALGTVVIFLAWLWVGHFALLIGVEIDLRSVRCTIKK
- a CDS encoding DUF2637 domain-containing protein, which encodes MVALGAAYASYRHGRGFALRFGADGVTASIWPLLVDGLLTIATVELWKSHHGARPEGRRVAWLAFVFGICLSLVANIGSAPMLRALQVTVAACPPLVLLLAVELLNGALKRRTAVETGSETASARRERSERCLDDESGHETAEIVGLHSVSHPSTAGGMTAEQRMWEHYLREAAGGRTPNGAELDRVAGTHNYGRRVLRQWRAAKKIPRSPRSEVSVASVD
- a CDS encoding helix-turn-helix domain-containing protein is translated as MTERSYDDACAMARALDVVGERWTLLVVRELLLGPKRFGDLRSGLPTISQNVLTRRIREMEQARLVERILLDPPANTPAYRLTTRGLQLRPVLIELSRWGVLQPAPPGAEQSPAALLLGFSALYEPARMGATTTAVLTIGRENFTLTASTNGLQVEQGAVGDVDFRATGTVGALRATLGRGGDPKSFEDTGELTIIGDRAGFARLSHCFPAPALLGSTT
- a CDS encoding HPF/RaiA family ribosome-associated protein; the protein is MQIQISTDRNLHRDAELIQSFETALESKLARFSDRLTRLDVHLSDEMGGGTDGEDLRCVIEAFPIAREPVVVTNRAGSVDDAFNGAVSRIEHVLATLFGRTSHHKGGESIRHMPSDNQR